The Acetobacter sp. DNA window CTGAGTCCGTGATGCTCATAATATGATACTATTCTATCCTGTCCCAAACAGGATGGATAACAGACAGATCATGTCCCGTCCGTGAACAGCTCTTCCAGTCCAAGACGCTGACACATCTGCTCCGCAACAGCAGGCGTGTCATCCAGAGGCTGAACCTGCCAAGACTCAAGCTCGTCTTCAAACATGCGAATTCTGCCGGATTTTTGCAGCGTTTCGAGAAACAGTCCAATTCTGCGGGATTTCCCCGGCAAACGCTGCACGTACACAGGAGCCGTGCTCGCAACCGCTTCCGAAACCATCGACACACTATCCGCCGTGACAACCAGCCAGTCCGCGCAGGCGATCAGTCCGCGATACGGATTGTCATCGCCACCGCTCCACAGGATGCCACCCACACTCTCAACGGCCTCACGGAGCACAGCCGTCGCTTCCGGCGCCGTACGGCGGGATGTCGTGATAAAGAGATTCGCATCCGCTTTCCTCGCGACACGCATCAGCCGCTTCGCAAAATCCTCGGCTTCCTCACGCCCAAAACGGAACCGTCCGTTCGCACCGCCGACCAGAACAGCAAGCAGGGGACGCCCTGACACATTCAGCCTGTCCCGCCACAACAAGCGGGCTTCAGCCAACTTTACCTCAGTCAGCCCATGCAGCGCCGTGCGGCTGAGCAGAACGTTCGGCCCATCAATCTCATCATGATAATTGGCAATCACCAGATCGAACCGGTCCGCACGGATACGGGGATTCTGAATCTGCACGACAGGACGACCTCTGCGACGC harbors:
- a CDS encoding mitochondrial fission ELM1 family protein; the protein is MLHTPSGIAVVAEDLAGMRSQAFGLAEYVALPSRFYAVRAERLLHRCLPPSLWRRPLTALSEKLLPSHEDLVFSVAGKGGAVGAAMRRRGRPVVQIQNPRIRADRFDLVIANYHDEIDGPNVLLSRTALHGLTEVKLAEARLLWRDRLNVSGRPLLAVLVGGANGRFRFGREEAEDFAKRLMRVARKADANLFITTSRRTAPEATAVLREAVESVGGILWSGGDDNPYRGLIACADWLVVTADSVSMVSEAVASTAPVYVQRLPGKSRRIGLFLETLQKSGRIRMFEDELESWQVQPLDDTPAVAEQMCQRLGLEELFTDGT